In Musa acuminata AAA Group cultivar baxijiao chromosome BXJ2-8, Cavendish_Baxijiao_AAA, whole genome shotgun sequence, one genomic interval encodes:
- the LOC135619092 gene encoding probable inactive leucine-rich repeat receptor kinase XIAO: protein MPSASSAFSLFLLPLLLFPLLISATPPPPQPPPPPAPHLNRTSEILAEIDALTAFRRALRDPLGALAGWDASSPSAPCSWRGVACDPDVSRVVELTLPRLRLSGPISPRLADLHLLQRLSLRTNQLSGPVPPSFASLGRLRTLYLQSNTLSGPLPPAFLSNLSNLQVLSLAGNLFTGPVPTALPPDIRYIDLSSNAFSGSIPANLSVTAPRLQLLDLSFNRLNGTIPGNLGGLPALAFLWLDGNLLEGTLPAVLANCSSLGHLSLQGNSLRGIVPAAIAEMPNLQVLALARNRLSGAVPASVFYNASTTGVSSLRIVQLGQNEFTELAPPPQGRRYSAALQVLDLKQNRLAGAFPAWLVNASGLTVLDLFGNAFTGSLPPGIGRLALLQELRLGRNSMTLPVPVEIGQCSALQVLDLEENRFSAEIPAALSRLSQLRDLYLGGNLFSGSIPGSLVKLSKLETLSLYGNKISGVIPEELMLLSNLTTLVLAGNGISGEIPSTIGNLTGLQTLNLSMNSLSGVIPASIGRLLNLKSLDLSGQKNLSGDLPAELFGLPSLQVISLADNSFSGQVLEGFSSLWSLQILNLTANSFSGSIPATYGYLQSLKVLSLAYNNITGEVPAELANCSNLTILQLRSNHLSGPIPEDISRLSDLTELDLGRNNLSGIIPPDISNCSTLVTLMLDGNHLSGDIPDSLSSLSKLQALDLSDNELSGSIPSSLALISRLAHLNVSDNSLRGEIPGVVSSRFGDPSAFAGNPDLCGHPLETACKKRKRTYLILVIGLTAAAACILVVCCCCFVFSLLRWRRRFLDSRAGVKKRSPGRGSGSSAGSGGSGENNGGPKLVMFSNRNTYADTVEATRQFDEENVLSRGRHGLVFKACYNDGTVLSILRLPSTSADGAIVIEEAAFRKEAESLGKVKHRNLTVLRGYYAGPPPDVRLLVYDYMPNGNLATLLQEASHQDGHVLNWPMRHLIALGVARGLTFLHASGVVHGDVKPQNILFDADFEPHLSDFGLEPIVVTAGAAAAAAAASTSATTVGSLGYVAPDAAAAGQATREGDVYSFGIVLLELLTGRRPGAFAGDDEEDIVKWVKRQLQRGQVAELLEPGLLELDPESSEWEEFLLGMKVGLLCTAPDPLDRPSMADVVFMLEGCRVGPDLPSSADPTSQPSPA, encoded by the coding sequence ATGCCGTCCGCTTCCTccgccttctccctcttcctcctcccgctACTGCTGTTTCCCCTTCTCATCTCGGCAACCCCGCCGCCGCCTCAGCCGCCCCCGCCGCCAGCGCCCCATCTGAACCGTACCTCCGAGATCTTGGCCGAGATCGACGCCCTCACCGCATTCCGCCGCGCCCTCCGCGATCCTCTCGGCGCCCTCGCGGGGTGGGATGCTTCCTCCCCCTCCGCCCCATGTTCCTGGCGCGGCGTCGCCTGCGACCCGGACGTTTCCCGCGTCGTCGAGCTGACTCTCCCCCGCCTCCGCCTCTCCGGCCCCATCTCCCCACGCCTTGCTGACCTCCACCTCCTCCAGCGACTCAGCCTCCGCACCAACCAGCTGTCCGGCCCTGTTCCCCCGTCCTTCGCCTCCCTCGGCCGACTCCGCACCCTCTACCTCCAGTCAAACACCCTCTCCGGTCCCCTTCCCCCCGCCTTTCTTTCCAATCTCTCTAACCTCCAAGTCCTCAGCCTCGCGGGAAACCTCTTCACAGGCCCTGTCCCTACCGCACTACCTCCTGACATCCGATACATCGACCTCTCCTCCAACGCCTTCTCCGGGTCGATTCCTGCCAACCTCTCCGTCACCGCCCCTCGCCTCCAGCTCCTTGACCTCTCCTTCAACCGCCTTAACGGCACCATTCCCGGGAACCTTGGTGGCCTCCCCGCACTCGCGTTCCTCTGGCTCGATGGCAACCTCCTCGAGGGTACACTTCCCGCTGTCCTTGCAAACTGCTCCTCCCTCGGGCACCTTAGTCTCCAGGGGAACAGCCTCCGCGGCATCGTCCCTGCCGCCATCGCGGAGATGCCCAACCTCCAGGTGCTAGCCCTCGCCCGCAACCGCCTCTCTGGCGCGGTGCCCGCCTCCGTCTTCTACAACGCTTCGACCACCGGCGTCTCATCACTCCGGATCGTCCAGCTCGGGCAGAACGAATTCACCGAGCTTGCTCCGCCTCCGCAGGGGCGTCGCTACTCCGCCGCCCTCCAGGTCCTGGACCTCAAGCAAAACCGGCTTGCAGGAGCATTCCCCGCGTGGCTTGTCAATGCCTCGGGGCTCACGGTCTTGGATCTCTTCGGGAACGCCTTCACCGGCTCGTTGCCGCCAGGTATCGGACGGCTTGCATTACTGCAAGAGCTTCGGCTTGGGAGGAACTCGATGACCCTGCCGGTTCCAGTGGAGATCGGGCAGTGCAGCGCCCTTCAGGTTCTTGATCTCGAGGAGAACCGGTTCTCCGCTGAGATACCGGCCGCTCTTAGTCGCCTTAGCCAGCTGAGGGATCTCTACCTCGGCGGCAACCTCTTCTCCGGTTCGATTCCCGGGAGTCTCGTTAAGCTCTCCAAGCTCGAAACGCTGTCGCTCTATGGCAACAAGATTTCCGGCGTCATCCCAGAGGAGCTGATGCTGCTGAGCAACCTCACCACGTTGGTCCTCGCTGGCAATGGTATCTCCGGCGAGATTCCTTCAACGATCGGAAACCTCACGGGGCTTCAGACACTAAACCTGAGCATGAACAGCCTGTCCGGCGTCATTCCGGCGTCGATCGGGAGGCTGCTGAACCTGAAGTCGCTGGACCTCAGCGGCCAAAAGAACCTTTCCGGAGACCTCCCGGCGGAGCTGTTCGGATTACCAAGCCTTCAGGTGATATCTCTCGCCGACAACTCGTTCTCCGGCCAAGTTTTGGAGGGTTTCAGCAGCCTATGGAGCTTGCAGATTCTGAACCTAACTGCCAACTCCTTCTCCGGCTCAATCCCAGCGACATATGGCTACCTCCAGTCACTAAAAGTTCTTTCGCTTGCCTACAACAACATCACCGGCGAGGTCCCTGCGGAGCTCGCTAACTGCTCCAACCTCACCATTCTACAGCTCCGGTCCAACCACTTGTCAGGCCCCATCCCGGAGGATATCTCCCGTCTCTCCGACCTAACGGAGCTCGACCTCGGCCGGAACAATCTGTCGGGCATAATTCCGCCGGATATCTCCAATTGTTCCACTTTGGTCACGCTTATGTTGGACGGCAACCATCTCTCAGGCGACATTCCCGACTCACTCTCCAGTCTTTCTAAGCTTCAAGCGCTCGACCTCTCGGACAATGAGCTATCGGGCTCAATTCCGTCCTCCCTTGCTCTCATCTCCAGGTTGGCGCACCTCAATGTGTCCGATAACAGCCTGAGAGGAGAAATTCCAGGGGTGGTGAGTTCCCGCTTTGGCGATCCATCGGCGTTTGCTGGGAATCCAGATCTCTGCGGTCACCCCTTGGAGACGGCGtgcaagaagaggaagaggacgtatCTTATCCTGGTGATCGGCCTCACTGCGGCCGCGGCTTGCATTCTGGTCGTCTGCTGCTGCTGTTTTGTTTTCAGCCTGTTGCGCTGGCGAAGACGCTTCCTGGATAGTCGGGCCGGCGTGAAGAAACGGAGCCCCGGAAGGGGCAGCGGATCGAGCGCTGGGAGCGGCGGTAGCGGTGAGAACAATGGCGGGCCGAAGCTGGTGATGTTCAGCAACAGGAACACCTACGCTGACACGGTGGAGGCGACGCGGCAGTTCGACGAGGAGAACGTACTCAGCCGCGGTCGCCACGGACTGGTGTTCAAGGCGTGCTACAACGATGGCACCGTGCTGTCGATCCTGCGGCTGCCGTCGACGTCGGCGGACGGAGCCATCGTGATCGAGGAGGCGGCGTTCCGCAAGGAGGCGGAATCGCTGGGGAAGGTAAAGCACCGGAACCTGACCGTGCTCCGCGGCTACTACGCTGGCCCCCCACCAGATGTTCGACTGCTGGTCTACGACTACATGCCCAACGGCAACCTCGCCACGCTCCTGCAGGAGGCGTCCCACCAGGACGGCCACGTGCTCAACTGGCCCATGCGCCACCTTATCGCCCTCGGCGTGGCCCGCGGGCTGACGTTCCTCCACGCCTCCGGGGTCGTCCACGGGGACGTCAAGCCGCAGAACATCCTCTTCGACGCGGACTTCGAACCCCACCTCTCCGACTTCGGGCTAGAGCCGATTGTGGTGACGGCGGGTGCAGCGGCCGCCGCAGCCGCGGCATCGACGTCGGCAACGACGGTGGGATCCCTGGGATACGTGGCGCCCGACGCGGCGGCCGCGGGTCAGGCGACGCGGGAGGGggacgtgtacagcttcgggATCGTACTGCTGGAGCTGCTGACTGGGCGGCGGCCGGGGGCGTTCGCTGGGGACGATGAGGAAGACATCGTGAAGTGGGTGAAGCGGCAGCTGCAACGGGGGCAGGTGGCGGAGCTGCTGGAGCCGGGCCTGCTGGAGCTGGACCCGGAGTCCTCGGAGTGGGAGGAGTTCCTGCTGGGGATGAAGGTGGGGCTGCTTTGCACGGCCCCTGACCCGCTCGACAGGCCGTCCATGGCCGACGTCGTCTTCATGCTCGAAGgctgccgcgtcggccccgacctCCCCTCCTCCGCCGATCCCACTTCCCAGCCCTCTCCCGCCTGA
- the LOC103993196 gene encoding NAC domain-containing protein 37, whose product MESCVPPGFRFHPTDEELVGYYLKKKVASQKIDLDVIRDIDLYRIEPWDLQERCRIGYEEQSEWYFFSHKDKKYPTGTRTNRATMAGFWKATGRDKAVHDKNKLIGMRKTLVFYKGRAPNGQKTDWIMHEYRLESEENGAPQEEGWVVCRAFKKRATCPARSVAAIWNSGYCYDELDRMNSMVNPMMCLQKQPMSLQCKQETEFEELHLLHPSQFVQLPQLESPSLPLVSQPRSKMTVLEKEDEQQQQQAGMSSGMGSVTDWRALDKFVASQLSHEGGSFVSEQVVSDFGVDNDSEMALLLLQSEREGFNEFIGSGEPDCDKGICIFEQ is encoded by the exons ATGGAATCGTGTGTTCCTCCTGGATTCAGGTTTCATCCGACGGATGAGGAGCTCGTTGGCTACTATCTTAAGAAGAAGGTGGCTTCTCAAAAGATAGACCTGGATGTTATCAGAGATATCGATCTCTACAGAATCGAGCCATGGGATCTCCAAG AACGGTGTCGGATCGGATACGAAGAGCAGAGTGAATGGTACTTCTTCAGCCACAAGGACAAGAAGTATCCAACAGGTACAAGGACGAACAGGGCCACCATGGCCGGCTTTTGGAAGGCGACCGGGAGAGACAAGGCGGTCCACGACAAGAACAAGCTCATCGGCATGAGAAAGACCCTCGTCTTCTACAAAGGACGGGCGCCAAACGGGCAGAAGACCGATTGGATCATGCATGAGTACAGGCTCGAATCCGAGGAGAACGGAGCGCCACAG GAAGAAGGATGGGTCGTGTGTCGCGCATTCAAGAAACGAGCCACTTGCCCTGCGAGGAGCGTGGCCGCCATTTGGAACTCCGGCTACTGCTACGATGAGCTCGACAGGATGAACTCCATGGTTAATCCGATGATGTGCCTACAGAAGCAACCCATGAGTTTGCAGTGCAAGCAAGAGACTGAATTCGAGGAGCTGCATCTCTTACACCCCTCCCAGTTCGTGCAGCTGCCCCAGCTGGAGAGCCCATCCCTGCCTCTGGTGAGTCAACCCAGATCGAAGATGACGGTGTTGGAGAAAGAGGacgagcagcaacagcagcaagcGGGGATGTCGAGCGGCATGGGGAGTGTGACAGACTGGAGGGCGCTCGACAAGTTCGTGGCGTCGCAGTTGAGCCACGAGGGTGGCAGTTTTGTGAGCGAACAGGTGGTCTCGGATTTTGGTGTAGATAATGACTCGGAGATGGCACTGCTGTTGCTTCAAAGCGAGAGGGAAGGCTTCAACGAGTTCATCGGCTCAGGCGAACCTGACTGCGACAAAGGCATCTGTATATTTGAGCAATGA
- the LOC135619093 gene encoding rho GTPase-activating protein 5-like — MAGFQLHLGAFHSSPPSQQHSSSEEEEDEEEEDEEEEEEEEEEEMEEGCPISSPLIVPGSDGEEGEGKENRHQHHPFSIMAVLVAALRKSLVMCSVGAGEDGACRRTSPASMEIGWPSDVRHVAHVTFDRFDGFLGLPVELEPEVPGGVPSASASVFGVSAESMQCSYDKRGNSVPSILLSMQRHLYLQGGLQVEGIFRINAENSQEVFVRDHLNRGIVPHGIDLHCLAGLIKAWFRELPRGVLDSLTPDQVMHCNSEEECSELVRMLPPTEAALLDWALNLMADVVEHEHLNKMNARNIAMVFAPNMTQMADPLTALIHAVQVMNFLKILIIKALREREVAAFAARGLHSCSESPSDKDQAKSTNPSERYTLQTSEKTPNLYALDKVAIGKFLFSSEQSLGKDKEGFNGEKKGETDEEREFISSKISPLSCDLDAVEDKEVEGAMDRSGFRKGMRKLCGHPVFQLSSFTKKTAELNIVNSRGEGLGMMCIACQREHVLSRPTDVAE, encoded by the exons ATGGCCGGCTTCCAGCTCCACCTTGGCGCCTTCCACTCCTCGCCGCCCTCGCAGCAGCACTCCTcctccgaagaagaagaagacgaggaagaagaggatgaagaagaagaagaagaagaggaggaggaggagatggaggaggggTGCCCGATCTCTTCGCCGCTAATCGTGCCCGGATCGGACGGGGAAGAGGGGGAGGGGAAGGAGAACCGTCATCAGCATCATCCCTTCTCGATAATGGCGGTGCTGGTGGCGGCGCTGAGGAAGTCGCTGGTGATGTGTAGCGTCGGAGCCGGGGAGGACGGGGCGTGCCGCCGCACATCCCCCGCTTCCATGGAGATCGGGTGGCCCTCCGACGTGCGGCACGTCGCTCACGTCACCTTCGATCGGTTCGACGGCTTTCTCGGGCTGCCCGTCGAGTTGGAGCCCGAGGTTCCCGGCGGGGTTCCCAGCGCCAG TGCAAGCGTGTTCGGAGTTTCTGCTGAATCTATGCAATGCTCTTATGATAAAAGAGGGAACAGCGTGCCTAGTATTCTGCTCTCTATGCAACGGCACTTGTATTTACAAGGAGGTCTACAG GTGGAAGGCATATTTAGAATTAATGCTGAAAATAGCCAAGAAGTGTTTGTTAGAGACCATCTGAACAGAGGAATCGTACCACATGGAATTGATTTGCATTGTCTTGCGGGACTGATAAAG GCATGGTTTAGAGAACTACCCAGAGGAGTACTTGACTCACTGACACCCGATCAGGTGATGCACTGTAATAGTGAAGAAGAGTGCTCTGAACTTGTGAGGATGCTACCACCAACTGAAGCAGCATTGCTTGACTGGGCTCTTAATTTGATGGCAGATGTTGTGGAGCATGAACATTTGAATAAGATGAATGCTCGAAATATCGCAATGGTTTTTGCACCTAACATGACTCAG ATGGCTGATCCCTTAACTGCATTGATCCATGCGGTCCAAGTAATGAACTTCCTCAAGATACTGATCATAAAGGCACTACGAGAAAGAGAAGTGGCAGCTTTTGCTGCCAGGGGACTCCACTCCTGCTCTGAGTCTCCAAGTGACAAGGATCAAGCGAAATCAACTAATCCTTCAGAAAGATACACTCTGCAAACGAGTGAGAAAACTCCAAACTTGTATGCTCTTGACAAAGTTGCTATAGGCAAATTCTTGTTCAGTTCTGAGCAATCTCTGGGTAAAGATAAAGAGGGCTTTAATGGTGAGAAGAAAGGTGAAACTGATGAGGAGCGTGAGTTCATTTCCAGCAAAATTTCACCTCTTAGTTGTGATTTGGATGCTGTAGAAGACAAAGAAGTAGAAGGTGCAATGGATAGATCAGGTTTTAGGAAGGGCATGAGGAAGCTTTGCGGGCACCCCGTGTTTCAGTTAAGTAGCTTTACAAAGAAGACGGCAGAGCTTAACATTGTAAACTCACGCGGAGAAGGCTTGGGCAtgatgtgcattgcatgtcaaaGAGAACATGTACTATCCCGACCGACTGACGTAGCAGAGTAA